A window from Pseudomonas campi encodes these proteins:
- the prfB gene encoding peptide chain release factor 2 (programmed frameshift) translates to MEINPILNSIKDLSERTQTIRGYLDYDHKHDRLVEVNRELEDANVWNNPEYAQNLGRERAALALIVDTLDDLHSSLADSRDLLDMAVEENDEGAVSDIVSEIERLRGILEKLEFRRMFSGEMDMNNAYLDIQAGSGGTEAQDWANILLRMYLRWADKRGFSAEIVELSAGEVAGIKGATVHIKGEYAFGWLRTEIGVHRLVRKSPFDSGNRRHTSFSAVFVSPEIDDNIEIEINPADLRIDTYRSSGAGGQHVNTTDSAVRITHVPTNTVVACQNERSQHANKDTAMKMLRARLYEQEVQKRNAASQALEETKSDIGWGHQIRSYVLDASRIKDLRTNIERSDCDKVLDGDIDEYLEASLKQGL, encoded by the exons ATGGAAATCAACCCGATCCTCAACAGCATCAAGGACCTGTCCGAGCGGACCCAGACCATTCGGGGGTATCTT GACTACGATCACAAGCATGATCGTCTGGTCGAAGTAAACCGCGAACTCGAAGACGCCAACGTCTGGAACAACCCCGAATACGCGCAGAACCTGGGCCGCGAACGCGCCGCCCTGGCGCTGATCGTCGATACCCTGGATGACCTGCACAGCAGCCTGGCCGACTCGCGCGACCTGCTCGACATGGCCGTCGAGGAGAACGACGAAGGCGCGGTGAGCGACATCGTCAGCGAAATCGAGCGCCTGCGCGGCATCCTCGAAAAGCTGGAATTCCGCCGCATGTTCAGCGGCGAAATGGACATGAACAACGCTTATCTCGACATCCAGGCCGGTTCCGGCGGCACCGAGGCGCAGGACTGGGCCAACATCCTGCTGCGCATGTACCTGCGCTGGGCCGACAAACGCGGCTTCTCCGCCGAGATCGTCGAGCTGTCCGCCGGCGAAGTCGCCGGGATCAAGGGCGCCACCGTGCATATCAAGGGCGAATACGCCTTCGGCTGGCTGCGTACCGAGATCGGCGTGCACCGCCTGGTGCGCAAGAGCCCGTTCGACTCCGGCAACCGCCGCCACACCTCGTTCTCCGCGGTGTTCGTCTCGCCGGAAATCGATGACAACATCGAGATCGAGATCAACCCGGCCGACCTGCGCATCGACACCTACCGTTCCTCCGGTGCCGGTGGTCAGCACGTCAACACCACCGACTCGGCCGTACGTATCACCCACGTACCGACCAACACCGTGGTGGCGTGCCAGAACGAACGTTCGCAGCACGCCAACAAAGACACCGCGATGAAGATGCTGCGTGCGCGCCTGTACGAGCAGGAAGTGCAGAAGCGCAACGCCGCCTCGCAGGCGCTGGAAGAGACCAAGTCGGATATCGGCTGGGGCCACCAGATCCGCTCCTACGTGCTGGATGCCTCGCGGATCAAGGATCTGCGTACCAATATCGAGCGCAGTGACTGCGACAAGGTGCTGGACGGCGATATTGACGAATACCTCGAAGCCAGCCTGAAACAGGGCCTGTAA
- a CDS encoding autotransporter outer membrane beta-barrel domain-containing protein: MKVLAAVMGATLALVASAAQAEAALPLSQRSLLLDDSRLPREAALDRMQQIRFAFRERPAPAGQLQGWSRGYGGYGSWDGSSDSARLERRTTGLLVGVDRPLTGMWMAGALAGVSRSELQEDEGGDSDVDSYHLAAYATTRYYQLGFKLGAAYSWHELDSQRRSAGQRLRGDSQAASSQLFGEASYPLDFREFTLEPFAGLAYVHLDADSLHEAGGVDALQLSGEQQDGAYLTLGWRLASAWQVRERRLVGRASLAARHGFLDDRADAQAWQPATGQSFELSGREFERDQLRLDLSLDYQLSEQLYLGLTYAGQYADDARDNQLGARFSLQF, translated from the coding sequence ATGAAGGTACTGGCAGCTGTGATGGGCGCGACCCTGGCCTTGGTCGCGAGCGCGGCACAGGCGGAGGCGGCACTGCCGCTCAGCCAGCGCAGCCTGTTGCTCGACGACAGCCGCCTGCCGCGCGAGGCGGCGCTCGATCGCATGCAGCAGATTCGCTTCGCTTTCCGCGAGCGTCCGGCGCCGGCTGGCCAGCTGCAGGGCTGGTCGCGTGGCTATGGGGGTTATGGCTCCTGGGATGGCAGCAGTGACTCGGCGCGTCTGGAGCGACGCACTACAGGCCTGCTGGTCGGCGTAGACCGCCCGCTGACGGGTATGTGGATGGCTGGGGCGCTGGCTGGCGTCAGTCGCAGCGAGCTGCAGGAGGATGAGGGCGGCGACAGTGATGTCGACAGCTATCATCTGGCGGCTTACGCGACGACCCGTTATTACCAGCTGGGCTTCAAGCTCGGTGCCGCCTACAGCTGGCACGAACTGGACAGCCAACGGCGCAGTGCCGGGCAACGCCTGCGCGGCGACAGTCAGGCCGCCAGCAGCCAGCTGTTTGGCGAAGCCAGCTATCCCCTGGATTTTCGCGAGTTCACCCTGGAACCCTTCGCCGGCCTGGCCTACGTCCATCTGGACGCCGACAGCCTGCACGAGGCGGGCGGTGTCGACGCCTTGCAACTGAGCGGCGAACAGCAGGATGGCGCCTACCTGACTCTTGGCTGGCGCCTGGCCAGTGCCTGGCAGGTGCGCGAGCGGCGCCTGGTCGGCCGCGCCAGCCTGGCTGCACGGCATGGTTTCCTCGATGATCGCGCCGACGCGCAGGCCTGGCAGCCGGCAACTGGGCAGAGTTTCGAGCTGAGCGGGCGCGAATTCGAGCGCGATCAGCTGCGCCTGGATCTGAGCCTGGACTACCAGCTGAGCGAGCAGCTGTACCTGGGCCTGACCTACGCCGGCCAGTACGCCGACGATGCCCGCGACAACCAGCTGGGTGCTCGCTTCAGTCTGCAGTTCTGA
- the xrtQ gene encoding exosortase Q: protein MSVLALDRPAWRLQLPGWAWLLLPALALWPVWQRSLRRMSDGSDDPFGIVALATLLLVLWRERDQLAVTPRLPGLLLALLLSAAALLSQAWLPPLLRAVLAVLALFAALLAVRVPVQAWLAWCGLGLLALPLLSSLQFFIGYPLRVLTAEVSAWLLRAGGLEVGRQGSTLEVAGQLVMVDAPCSGIQMAWVAYFTAFATAAWLRLADRQLLRRLPLLGVLVLAGNILRNSLLVLQETGRLAWPAWMHEGTGLLVFVGVCALVLRYTAAGAVPQRAVPRHTPAAADRPLPPLLQGALLLAFGLLALSPLLGLPKSAPGPVERFVEWPQQFAGQPLQPLALSAVEQRFAAQFPGAIARFRAGAQVLSLRHVTRPTRKLHPAADCYRGLGYRIQAMSLQRRAQGGGLQRCFVASGQGPALRVCEYIEDAAGQSFTDTSAWYWAALGGGSTGPWLAVTVAEVLSP, encoded by the coding sequence ATGTCGGTGCTCGCGCTGGACCGACCCGCCTGGCGCCTGCAGCTGCCGGGCTGGGCGTGGCTGCTGTTGCCGGCGCTGGCCCTGTGGCCGGTGTGGCAAAGGAGCCTGCGGCGGATGAGCGATGGTTCGGATGATCCATTCGGCATCGTCGCCCTGGCCACACTGTTGCTGGTGCTGTGGCGCGAACGTGACCAGCTGGCGGTCACGCCGCGCTTGCCTGGCCTGCTGCTGGCGCTGTTGCTCAGCGCGGCGGCGTTGCTGAGCCAAGCCTGGCTGCCGCCGTTGCTGCGCGCGGTACTGGCGGTGCTGGCCCTGTTCGCCGCGCTGCTGGCCGTGCGCGTGCCGGTGCAGGCGTGGCTGGCCTGGTGCGGCCTGGGGCTGCTGGCATTGCCGCTGCTGTCTTCGCTGCAGTTCTTCATCGGTTATCCGCTGCGGGTGCTGACGGCCGAAGTCAGTGCCTGGCTGCTGCGCGCCGGCGGGCTGGAGGTGGGGCGCCAGGGCAGCACGCTGGAGGTGGCGGGGCAGCTGGTGATGGTCGATGCGCCCTGTTCCGGCATCCAGATGGCCTGGGTCGCCTATTTCACCGCATTCGCCACGGCGGCCTGGCTGCGGCTTGCCGATCGCCAGTTGCTGCGCCGGCTGCCGTTGCTCGGGGTGCTGGTGCTGGCCGGCAATATTCTGCGCAACAGCCTGCTGGTGCTGCAGGAAACCGGGCGCCTGGCCTGGCCGGCGTGGATGCACGAGGGCACCGGGCTGCTGGTGTTCGTCGGCGTCTGCGCCCTGGTGCTGCGCTATACGGCGGCCGGTGCCGTGCCGCAGCGTGCCGTGCCACGGCATACGCCGGCGGCTGCCGACCGGCCTTTGCCGCCGCTGCTGCAGGGGGCGTTGCTGCTGGCCTTCGGCCTGCTGGCGCTGTCTCCGCTGCTGGGGCTGCCGAAGTCCGCGCCAGGGCCGGTCGAGCGTTTCGTCGAATGGCCGCAACAGTTCGCCGGGCAGCCGCTGCAGCCGCTGGCCCTGTCGGCGGTCGAGCAGCGCTTCGCTGCGCAGTTTCCGGGGGCCATCGCACGCTTTCGCGCCGGCGCCCAGGTGCTCAGCCTGCGCCATGTCACCCGGCCGACGCGCAAGCTGCACCCGGCGGCGGACTGCTACCGTGGCCTGGGCTATCGCATCCAGGCCATGAGCCTGCAGCGTCGAGCGCAGGGCGGCGGGTTGCAGCGCTGCTTCGTTGCCAGCGGCCAGGGCCCGGCGTTGCGCGTGTGCGAGTACATCGAGGATGCCGCCGGGCAGAGTTTCACCGACACCTCGGCCTGGTACTGGGCAGCGCTGGGCGGCGGCTCGACCGGCCCATGGTTGGCGGTGACGGTCGCCGAGGTGTTGTCACCCTGA
- a CDS encoding VIT and vWA domain-containing protein, translating to MFKFLADSGVGAGRHLLLWFSLLLLAPAWAADEAGESPYFALDGADPALDRLPLKSTRVDVRVLGVIADVRVIQQYRNEGTRALEARYVFPGSTRAAVYGMTVRLGERELRAQIREKQQAQVEYQQAKSAGKTAALLEQQRENVFQMNVANILPGDVVDVELRYTELLLPSDGVYRFVFPTVVGPRYNGAPGSESNQAEPWISTPYLAQGAAAGDSFALKVELQSPVPLTAIHSPSHAIEVQQSAPNQAQVALGAAAAPANNRDFVLDYRLSSAQFESGVLLSRGAEENFFLALIAPPATVNSAMLVPREYIFVVDISGSMHGFPLDTAKRLLQRLIGRLRPADSFNVLLFSGSSRMLAAESQPATAANIQQALSMLDTQMGSGGTELLPALRQALSVPADAERARSFIVITDGFVAVEREAFALVRNNLDKANLFAFGIGSSVNRQLIEGLARAGQGEPFVVLDAESADAQAERFRQMIDAPLLANPQVRFSGLEVYDVEPMLLPDLFAQRPLVVFGKWRGEARGSVQVEGRSAAGVYRREVAIRPEQAQADNQALAYLWARHKVASLTDQETLEGDYAHSQAILDLGLKYSLLTPYTSFIAVDQQVRNADPAAATSVNQPVPLPQGVSNQAIGAVVPSTPEPSAWAMLLIAALGLGWLLRRRTAQAQA from the coding sequence ATGTTCAAGTTTCTTGCCGACAGTGGGGTGGGCGCCGGCCGTCACCTGTTGCTGTGGTTCAGTCTGTTGCTGCTGGCGCCAGCCTGGGCTGCGGACGAGGCGGGCGAAAGCCCCTATTTCGCCCTGGATGGCGCCGATCCGGCGCTTGACCGGCTGCCGCTCAAGTCGACCCGGGTGGACGTGCGTGTGCTCGGGGTGATCGCCGATGTACGGGTCATCCAGCAGTACCGCAATGAAGGCACGCGGGCGTTGGAGGCGCGTTACGTGTTTCCCGGTTCGACCCGTGCGGCGGTGTATGGCATGACCGTGCGCCTCGGCGAGCGCGAGTTGCGCGCGCAGATCCGCGAGAAACAGCAGGCCCAGGTCGAGTACCAGCAGGCCAAGAGCGCGGGCAAGACTGCGGCCCTGCTCGAACAGCAGCGCGAGAATGTGTTCCAGATGAATGTCGCCAACATCCTGCCCGGCGATGTGGTCGATGTGGAGCTGCGTTATACCGAGCTGCTGCTGCCCAGCGATGGCGTCTACCGCTTCGTCTTCCCTACCGTGGTCGGGCCGCGCTACAACGGCGCCCCCGGCAGCGAGAGCAATCAAGCCGAGCCCTGGATCAGCACGCCCTATCTGGCGCAGGGCGCGGCCGCGGGTGACAGTTTTGCGCTCAAGGTCGAATTGCAGTCGCCCGTGCCGCTGACGGCCATCCACTCGCCGAGCCATGCCATCGAGGTGCAGCAGAGCGCGCCGAATCAGGCCCAGGTAGCGCTGGGCGCTGCGGCCGCGCCGGCTAACAACCGCGATTTTGTCCTCGATTACCGCCTCAGCAGCGCTCAGTTCGAGAGCGGCGTGCTGCTTTCCCGGGGCGCCGAGGAAAACTTCTTCCTGGCCCTGATCGCCCCGCCGGCCACGGTGAACAGCGCGATGCTGGTGCCGCGCGAATACATCTTCGTGGTGGATATATCCGGCTCCATGCACGGCTTTCCGCTGGATACCGCCAAGCGCCTGCTGCAGCGCCTGATCGGCCGTTTGCGCCCGGCCGACAGCTTCAATGTGCTGCTGTTCTCCGGCAGTAGCCGCATGCTCGCCGCCGAGTCCCAGCCCGCCACCGCGGCAAACATCCAGCAGGCCCTGAGCATGCTCGACACGCAGATGGGCAGTGGCGGCACCGAGCTGTTGCCGGCGCTGCGTCAGGCCCTGAGTGTGCCGGCCGATGCGGAACGGGCGCGCAGCTTCATCGTGATTACCGATGGCTTTGTGGCGGTCGAGCGCGAAGCCTTCGCGCTGGTGCGCAACAACCTGGACAAGGCCAACCTGTTCGCCTTCGGTATCGGCAGCTCGGTCAACCGCCAGTTGATCGAAGGCCTGGCGCGGGCCGGGCAGGGCGAGCCGTTCGTGGTGCTCGATGCCGAGTCGGCCGACGCCCAGGCCGAACGCTTCCGGCAGATGATCGACGCGCCGCTGCTGGCCAACCCGCAGGTGCGCTTCAGCGGCCTGGAGGTGTATGACGTCGAGCCCATGCTGCTGCCGGACCTGTTCGCCCAGCGGCCGCTGGTGGTGTTCGGCAAGTGGCGCGGCGAGGCGCGTGGCAGTGTGCAGGTCGAGGGGCGTAGTGCAGCCGGCGTCTATCGCCGTGAGGTGGCGATCCGCCCGGAGCAGGCGCAGGCAGATAACCAGGCGCTGGCCTATCTGTGGGCGCGGCACAAGGTCGCCAGCCTGACCGATCAGGAAACCCTCGAAGGCGACTATGCCCACAGCCAGGCGATTCTCGACCTGGGCCTGAAATACAGCCTGCTGACGCCTTATACCTCCTTCATTGCCGTCGACCAGCAGGTGCGCAATGCCGATCCGGCCGCGGCGACCAGCGTCAACCAGCCCGTGCCGTTGCCGCAGGGCGTGAGCAACCAGGCCATCGGTGCCGTGGTGCCGAGCACACCGGAGCCGAGCGCCTGGGCCATGCTGCTGATTGCCGCGCTGGGCCTGGGCTGGTTGCTGCGCCGCCGCACTGCCCAGGCGCAGGCCTGA
- the lysS gene encoding lysine--tRNA ligase: MSDQQLDQHASSQDDGQQEENKLIAQRKEKLAAIREQGNAFPNDFRRDNYCADLQKQYAEKTKEELEAAAIPVKVAGRIMLNRGSFMVIQDMTGRIQVYVNRKTLPEEKLAEVKHWDMGDIISAVGTLARSGKGDLYVEMTDVRLLTKSLRPLPDKHHGLSDTEQRYRQRYVDLIVNEDVRETFRVRSQVIAHIRSFLMKRDFLEVETPMLQTIPGGAAAKPFETHHNALDMQMFLRIAPELYLKRLVVGGFEKVFEINRNFRNEGVSTRHNPEFTMLEFYQAYADYEDNMDLTEELFRELAQLVLGSTDVPYGDKVFHFGEPFVRLSVFDSILKYNPELTAADLNDIDRAREIAKKAGAKVLGFEGLGKLQVMIFEELVEHKLEQPHFITRYPFEVSPLARRSDDDPSVTDRFELFIGGREIANAYSELNDAEDQAARFMQQVADKDAGDDEAMHYDADFVRALEYGMPPTAGEGIGIDRLVMLLTNSPSIRDVILFPHMRPQA, encoded by the coding sequence ATGAGCGACCAACAACTCGACCAACACGCCTCTTCTCAGGACGATGGGCAGCAGGAAGAAAACAAGCTGATTGCCCAGCGCAAAGAGAAGCTTGCTGCCATCCGTGAGCAGGGCAACGCCTTCCCCAATGACTTCCGCCGCGACAACTACTGCGCCGACCTGCAGAAACAGTACGCCGAGAAGACCAAGGAAGAGCTGGAAGCCGCTGCCATTCCGGTCAAGGTTGCCGGGCGCATCATGCTCAACCGTGGCTCGTTCATGGTGATCCAGGACATGACCGGGCGCATCCAGGTCTACGTCAACCGCAAGACCCTGCCGGAAGAGAAGCTCGCCGAGGTCAAGCACTGGGACATGGGCGACATCATCTCCGCCGTTGGCACCCTGGCCCGTTCCGGCAAGGGCGACCTGTACGTGGAAATGACCGACGTGCGCTTGCTGACCAAGTCGCTGCGCCCGCTGCCGGACAAGCACCACGGCCTGTCCGATACCGAGCAGCGCTACCGTCAGCGTTACGTCGACCTGATCGTCAACGAAGACGTGCGCGAGACTTTCCGCGTGCGTTCGCAGGTGATTGCGCACATCCGCAGCTTCCTGATGAAGCGCGACTTCCTCGAAGTGGAAACGCCGATGCTGCAGACCATCCCTGGCGGCGCCGCGGCCAAGCCGTTCGAGACTCACCACAACGCCCTGGATATGCAGATGTTCCTGCGTATCGCCCCGGAGCTGTACCTAAAGCGCCTGGTGGTTGGCGGCTTCGAGAAAGTCTTCGAGATCAACCGCAACTTCCGTAACGAAGGCGTCTCGACCCGGCACAACCCCGAGTTCACCATGCTCGAGTTCTACCAGGCCTATGCCGACTACGAAGACAACATGGACCTGACCGAGGAGCTGTTCCGCGAGCTGGCCCAACTGGTCCTCGGCAGCACCGACGTACCTTACGGCGACAAGGTGTTCCACTTCGGCGAGCCGTTCGTGCGCCTGTCGGTGTTCGACTCGATCCTCAAGTACAACCCCGAGCTGACCGCCGCCGACCTCAACGACATCGACCGCGCGCGTGAGATCGCCAAGAAGGCCGGCGCCAAGGTGCTCGGCTTCGAAGGCCTGGGCAAGCTGCAGGTGATGATTTTCGAAGAGCTGGTCGAGCACAAGCTGGAGCAGCCGCACTTCATCACCCGCTACCCGTTCGAAGTCTCGCCGCTGGCCCGTCGCAGCGACGACGATCCGAGCGTCACCGACCGCTTCGAGCTGTTCATCGGTGGTCGCGAGATCGCCAACGCCTACTCCGAGCTGAACGATGCCGAAGACCAGGCCGCGCGCTTCATGCAGCAGGTGGCCGACAAGGACGCCGGCGACGACGAAGCCATGCACTACGACGCCGATTTCGTCCGCGCCCTGGAGTACGGCATGCCGCCGACCGCCGGTGAGGGCATTGGTATTGACCGCCTGGTCATGCTGCTGACCAACTCGCCATCGATCCGTGATGTGATTTTGTTCCCGCATATGCGCCCGCAGGCTTGA